From the genome of Hathewaya histolytica, one region includes:
- the tnpA gene encoding IS200/IS605 family transposase, with product MDNSSLAHSKWNCKYHIVFAPKYRRQVIYGKIKADIGQILRKLCEHKGVEIIEANACKDHIHMLVSIPPKLSVSQFMGYLKGKSSLMIFDRHANLKYKYGNRQFWCKGYYVDTVGRNKKVIEEYIKNQIQEDIAYEQMSLKEYIDPFTGKPVKQGKK from the coding sequence ATGGATAATAGTAGTTTAGCACATAGCAAGTGGAATTGTAAATATCATATAGTTTTCGCACCTAAGTATAGGAGACAAGTAATATATGGGAAGATAAAAGCAGATATAGGACAAATATTAAGAAAGCTATGTGAACATAAAGGAGTAGAAATAATTGAAGCAAATGCGTGCAAAGATCACATACATATGCTTGTAAGTATACCACCAAAACTAAGTGTATCTCAATTTATGGGATATCTAAAAGGAAAAAGTTCGTTGATGATATTTGATAGACATGCAAATTTAAAATATAAATATGGAAATAGACAATTTTGGTGTAAGGGTTATTATGTTGATACAGTTGGTAGAAATAAAAAAGTTATAGAGGAATATATAAAGAATCAGATACAAGAAGATATAGCATATGAACAGATGAGTTTAAAAGAATATATAGACCCGTTTACGGGTAAGCCAGTAAAACAAGGCAAAAAATAA
- a CDS encoding Bax inhibitor-1/YccA family protein, producing MEREYGVSQSKFISKTLLLMALGLLVTYGTGFALMNIIQYIKPVYLYVAMATELGVVIYLRSRVRKLSPAKAIMWFLVYSALNGFTFSLIFASYRLQTLGIVFIVSSVMFFSSAMIGMTTKKNLSAMGQFLYMVIIGLFLISIIQIFIPLRGLNLTISIVGMLAFAGLTAYDMQKIKYFHSQSYNMAESDVYRFIIISALELYLDFINIFLYLLRLANDD from the coding sequence ATGGAAAGAGAATATGGTGTAAGTCAATCAAAATTTATATCTAAAACACTTTTATTAATGGCTTTAGGCCTGCTAGTTACTTATGGAACTGGTTTTGCATTAATGAATATTATTCAATATATAAAGCCAGTGTATTTATATGTTGCAATGGCTACAGAACTTGGTGTTGTTATATATTTGAGAAGTAGAGTTAGAAAGTTATCACCAGCTAAAGCTATTATGTGGTTTTTAGTTTATTCTGCACTCAATGGATTTACTTTTAGTTTGATTTTCGCAAGTTATAGATTACAAACCTTAGGAATAGTTTTTATAGTTTCTTCTGTAATGTTTTTTAGTAGTGCTATGATAGGAATGACTACGAAAAAGAATTTAAGTGCCATGGGGCAATTTTTGTATATGGTTATAATAGGATTGTTCCTTATATCTATAATACAAATTTTCATACCATTAAGGGGGTTAAATTTAACTATTTCCATAGTTGGTATGCTTGCATTTGCTGGACTAACAGCATATGATATGCAAAAGATAAAATATTTCCATTCACAAAGTTATAATATGGCTGAAAGTGATGTGTATAGATTTATTATAATATCCGCTTTAGAGCTATATCTTGACTTTATAAATATTTTCTTATACTTATTAAGACTTGCCAATGATGATTAA
- a CDS encoding LexA family protein gives MIFSKEQEKVLKDKKFGNKIVKGISNSGKRTSVIYRSLFLKDNYSLYDEDRILYLSSDSNKFNFINETINMVKNENSKGEISIFSILGKDIEIYTKENIAKKIYCDIFNKNENELNILEFSETKKDIIKKLLTKYKEENKIRGKRSEEIFTEGFLMEEIKFIKSYAVKSLEEYLIIKRKGPNAKVKCLRKNSKIREYIYLFFKRYNEELTKQGYLEYEDLLYNIIANNKKYFVHMIIDSCEKLAPIELEFLNSIYNEKTYSERIFIIHTEERSPYSALLQGKRLSLKPLGNISRRFNFKFSVLEDVKKNMELSKDMDLMEHFKFIDLKRNREFDFKRDYGNLKDIVVVDGDKEDEYENDELKEIPMYSNIAAGEPIMMTSEQEGLFYLPKYWMKGAKDCFILKVKGDSMINANIHHGDYVVIRQQFNAENRDIVAVNLSGNATLKRLYIDKNKVLLLPENEIYEPMKIDEDEGISILGVAVGIIKLH, from the coding sequence ATGATATTTTCAAAAGAGCAAGAAAAGGTTTTGAAGGACAAAAAATTTGGGAATAAGATAGTTAAAGGAATAAGTAATTCGGGAAAAAGGACTTCTGTTATATATAGATCCTTATTTTTAAAGGACAATTACAGTCTTTATGATGAGGATAGGATTTTATATTTATCTTCTGATAGTAATAAGTTTAATTTTATAAATGAAACAATAAATATGGTGAAAAATGAAAACTCTAAAGGTGAAATTAGTATTTTTTCTATTTTAGGAAAAGATATTGAGATATACACTAAAGAGAATATTGCTAAGAAGATTTACTGTGATATATTTAATAAAAATGAAAATGAATTAAATATATTAGAGTTTAGTGAAACTAAAAAAGACATAATTAAAAAGTTACTTACCAAGTATAAAGAGGAAAATAAAATAAGAGGTAAAAGATCTGAAGAGATTTTTACTGAAGGCTTTTTAATGGAAGAAATAAAGTTTATTAAAAGTTATGCAGTAAAATCTTTAGAGGAGTATTTGATTATAAAAAGAAAAGGACCCAATGCAAAAGTTAAATGCTTAAGAAAAAACTCTAAAATTCGAGAATATATATATTTATTTTTTAAGAGATATAATGAGGAATTAACAAAGCAAGGATATTTAGAATATGAGGATTTACTCTATAATATAATAGCTAATAATAAAAAGTATTTTGTACATATGATTATAGATTCTTGTGAAAAGTTAGCACCTATAGAACTTGAATTTTTAAATTCTATTTACAATGAGAAGACTTATAGTGAGAGAATTTTTATCATTCATACTGAAGAAAGATCCCCATACTCAGCTCTGCTTCAAGGAAAAAGGTTAAGTTTAAAACCTTTAGGAAATATCAGTAGAAGATTTAACTTTAAATTTAGTGTATTGGAAGATGTAAAGAAAAATATGGAATTAAGTAAAGACATGGATCTTATGGAACACTTTAAGTTTATAGATCTAAAACGTAACAGGGAATTTGATTTTAAAAGAGACTATGGAAACTTAAAAGATATTGTGGTTGTAGATGGGGATAAGGAAGATGAATATGAAAATGATGAGTTAAAAGAAATTCCTATGTACAGTAATATTGCTGCTGGTGAACCTATAATGATGACATCAGAACAAGAGGGTTTATTTTATCTGCCAAAGTATTGGATGAAGGGTGCAAAGGATTGTTTTATATTAAAAGTTAAAGGGGATAGTATGATAAATGCTAATATACATCATGGTGATTATGTTGTAATTAGACAACAGTTTAATGCAGAAAACAGAGATATAGTAGCAGTGAATTTATCTGGAAATGCTACCCTGAAAAGATTATATATAGATAAGAATAAGGTTTTATTGTTACCTGAAAATGAAATATATGAGCCTATGAAGATAGACGAAGATGAAGGGATTTCTATTTTAGGTGTGGCAGTAGGAATTATTAAATTACATTAA
- a CDS encoding pyruvate kinase alpha/beta domain-containing protein gives MYFSKQGENNTKETIELSLKYAKERGIKNIVVASTTGKTAKLLKDFEHNVVMVTYANGVNGKGIPAVTSKEVKELEGDRIKVFTGTHVLSGAERALSRQFGGVSPVEIMAHTLRMLGQGTKVAVEVAVMALDAGLIPYGEDIIAIGGSSHGADTALVISPSHASSILDTKIREVICKPENWD, from the coding sequence ATGTATTTTTCAAAACAAGGAGAAAATAATACTAAAGAGACGATAGAGCTTTCTTTAAAGTATGCAAAAGAAAGAGGAATAAAAAATATTGTAGTAGCCTCAACTACAGGAAAAACTGCAAAGTTATTAAAGGATTTTGAGCATAATGTAGTTATGGTAACTTATGCAAATGGCGTTAATGGAAAAGGGATTCCTGCAGTAACTAGTAAGGAAGTAAAAGAACTAGAAGGAGACAGAATTAAAGTTTTTACTGGAACTCATGTGCTTTCAGGTGCGGAAAGAGCTTTATCTAGACAGTTTGGTGGCGTTTCTCCGGTGGAAATTATGGCACATACCTTAAGGATGCTTGGACAAGGTACGAAAGTTGCTGTTGAAGTTGCGGTAATGGCTCTAGATGCCGGACTTATACCTTATGGAGAAGATATTATAGCAATAGGTGGCTCTTCTCATGGTGCAGATACGGCATTGGTAATTAGTCCAAGTCATGCAAGCTCAATTTTAGATACAAAAATAAGAGAGGTTATTTGCAAACCTGAAAATTGGGATTAG
- a CDS encoding signal peptidase II encodes MKESFFVFIFLPIIGMTFFILGNIFKNGIKKKWIFLCSTVLILLDQIMKFLFLNANDASKFNDIGKVISIEPIKNTLASTMNYFLDMKISIMSLIFINLILIIICVSIYKHHINKYNKSLWSDSFIIFIISGLACSLLDKILWRGSIDFINFNNFIIFDFKDIYLILSVFLILFEVILNEKIDIFTK; translated from the coding sequence TTGAAGGAGAGCTTTTTTGTATTCATATTTTTACCTATTATAGGAATGACATTTTTTATTTTAGGAAACATATTTAAAAATGGTATAAAGAAGAAGTGGATTTTTTTATGTAGTACAGTTTTAATTTTATTAGATCAAATTATGAAGTTTCTGTTTTTGAATGCTAACGATGCATCTAAATTTAATGATATAGGAAAAGTTATTAGCATAGAGCCAATAAAAAACACTTTAGCATCTACAATGAATTACTTTTTAGATATGAAAATAAGTATTATGAGTTTAATATTTATTAACCTGATTTTAATTATAATTTGTGTGTCCATATATAAGCATCACATAAATAAATATAATAAAAGTCTTTGGAGTGATTCTTTTATTATATTTATAATATCAGGTTTGGCATGTTCTCTATTGGATAAGATTTTATGGAGAGGTAGTATAGATTTTATAAACTTTAATAATTTTATTATATTTGATTTTAAAGATATATATTTAATTCTTTCAGTATTTTTAATACTCTTCGAGGTTATATTGAATGAGAAAATTGATATATTTACAAAATAA
- a CDS encoding alanine/glycine:cation symporter family protein — translation MNAISEFISFSNNILWSYILIFLLISLGLFFTLKTRFVQFRYLKEMFKLLGSSISSETEGISSFQAFCISTASRVGTGNLAGVALAISLGGPGSIFWMWLIALIGGASSFIESTLAQVFKVKDKDGYRGGPAYYMKIGLNKPWMGIIFSILITICFGLVFNSVQSNTVSLAFQEAFGVNTKLTGIFLTIITAAVIFGGVKRIAKVSEFIVPIMALAYIFVSLFVVVKNISLVPNIFSLIIKNAFGIKEIAGGTVGAALRMGIKRGLFSNEAGMGSAPNAAATAEVEHPVHQGLIQTLGVFTDTILICSCTAFIILISGAYTDKSLTGIQLTQIALSSEVGSWAKTFIAVCIFMFAYSSILGNYYYGESNIEFISENKLMLTIYRIFVIGMVLLGSLVQIQIVWDMADLFMGLMAILNLIAIILLSKIAFDVLKDYEIQKSNKTPLNFNPKKINSLKGINLPYWSNKKQE, via the coding sequence ATGAATGCAATTTCTGAATTCATTTCATTTTCTAATAACATTCTTTGGTCATATATCTTAATCTTCCTTTTAATTTCCTTAGGATTATTTTTTACTTTGAAAACAAGATTTGTTCAATTTAGATATTTAAAAGAAATGTTTAAACTTTTAGGTAGTAGTATATCTAGTGAAACTGAGGGTATATCATCATTTCAAGCCTTTTGTATTAGCACAGCTTCAAGAGTAGGTACTGGAAATTTAGCAGGAGTTGCTCTAGCTATTTCCTTAGGTGGCCCCGGTTCTATATTCTGGATGTGGCTTATAGCTTTAATTGGAGGTGCTTCTAGCTTTATTGAAAGTACCTTGGCACAAGTATTTAAAGTAAAAGATAAGGATGGATATAGAGGTGGCCCCGCTTATTATATGAAAATAGGATTAAATAAACCTTGGATGGGAATTATTTTCTCAATCCTTATTACAATTTGTTTTGGATTAGTATTTAATTCAGTTCAATCCAATACAGTTTCTCTTGCCTTTCAAGAAGCTTTCGGAGTAAATACAAAGCTTACTGGAATATTTCTAACTATAATCACTGCCGCAGTTATCTTCGGTGGAGTAAAAAGAATAGCAAAAGTATCTGAATTTATAGTTCCTATTATGGCTTTAGCATATATATTTGTTTCTCTTTTTGTTGTAGTAAAAAATATATCTCTAGTTCCTAATATTTTTTCTTTAATCATTAAAAATGCTTTTGGAATAAAAGAGATAGCTGGTGGTACCGTAGGTGCTGCACTGAGAATGGGAATAAAAAGAGGATTATTTTCTAATGAAGCTGGAATGGGTAGTGCTCCAAATGCAGCAGCTACAGCAGAGGTTGAACATCCAGTACACCAGGGATTAATCCAAACTTTAGGTGTATTTACTGACACTATATTAATTTGCTCTTGTACAGCTTTTATTATATTAATTTCGGGAGCCTATACAGATAAAAGTCTTACTGGAATACAACTAACTCAAATTGCACTCAGCTCTGAAGTTGGCTCTTGGGCAAAGACCTTTATAGCAGTATGTATATTTATGTTTGCTTATAGCTCTATTTTAGGAAATTACTATTATGGAGAAAGTAATATAGAATTTATTAGTGAAAATAAACTTATGTTAACCATATATAGAATTTTTGTTATAGGAATGGTATTGCTTGGTTCCTTAGTACAAATACAAATAGTTTGGGATATGGCAGACCTATTTATGGGACTTATGGCTATATTAAATCTCATAGCTATAATCTTATTATCTAAGATTGCCTTCGATGTACTAAAAGACTATGAAATTCAAAAATCTAATAAAACGCCTTTAAACTTTAATCCAAAAAAAATTAATAGTTTAAAAGGTATTAATCTTCCTTATTGGAGTAATAAAAAACAGGAGTAA
- a CDS encoding 1-propanol dehydrogenase PduQ → MDNFTVKPQIYFGAGSLEYLSTLKFKKAFVVTDPFMVKSGTINKVTSMLEKGGIPYEVFSDIVPDPPIELVAQGIKAMDKCNPDVMITLGGGSAIDASKAIRKFRTMVKKGLEPNSEVIDTAFIAIPTTSGTGSEVTSFSVITDRVANVKYPLVDESMLPDAAILDADLVKSVPAGITADTGIDVLTHAIEAYVSTKATDYTDALAEKAIKTVFEYLPKAYKEGSDEEARQKMHNASCIAGLAFTNASLGVNHSMAHILGGKFHIPHGKANAILLPYVIEYNAQLKATYTKEYTKAAERYAEIARFLGLTTSQNVKDGVKALIAGVKNLTKHLRIPCNIKEAGIDQKEFNSLVKEMSEVALKDGCTPTNPRVPTAQELEDLFIKVYNGK, encoded by the coding sequence ATGGATAATTTTACTGTTAAGCCCCAAATATATTTTGGTGCAGGATCTTTAGAATACTTAAGCACTTTGAAATTCAAAAAAGCTTTCGTTGTAACAGATCCATTTATGGTTAAGTCGGGTACTATTAATAAGGTTACATCTATGTTAGAAAAGGGTGGAATACCTTATGAGGTGTTCTCAGATATAGTTCCAGATCCTCCAATTGAACTTGTAGCTCAAGGAATAAAGGCTATGGATAAGTGTAATCCAGATGTTATGATTACACTTGGTGGAGGTTCAGCTATAGATGCATCTAAAGCTATTAGAAAATTTAGAACCATGGTTAAAAAAGGATTAGAGCCTAATTCAGAAGTTATAGATACTGCATTTATAGCAATACCTACTACTAGTGGAACAGGTTCAGAGGTAACAAGTTTTTCAGTAATAACTGATAGAGTTGCTAATGTAAAATATCCATTAGTTGACGAGTCTATGCTACCAGATGCAGCTATACTAGATGCAGATCTAGTTAAATCAGTACCAGCTGGTATCACTGCAGACACAGGTATAGATGTTTTAACTCATGCTATAGAAGCATATGTTTCAACTAAAGCTACTGATTACACAGATGCACTAGCAGAAAAGGCTATTAAAACAGTATTTGAATATTTACCTAAGGCATATAAAGAAGGTAGCGATGAGGAAGCAAGACAAAAAATGCACAATGCTTCATGTATAGCAGGATTAGCATTTACAAACGCTTCTCTAGGTGTAAACCATAGTATGGCTCACATTTTAGGTGGAAAGTTCCATATTCCTCATGGTAAGGCAAATGCTATTTTATTACCATATGTAATAGAGTATAATGCTCAATTAAAAGCAACATATACAAAAGAATATACAAAAGCAGCAGAAAGATATGCTGAAATAGCTAGATTCTTAGGATTAACAACTTCACAAAATGTAAAAGATGGAGTTAAGGCTCTTATAGCTGGTGTTAAAAATTTAACTAAACATCTTCGTATACCATGTAATATTAAAGAAGCTGGTATAGACCAAAAGGAATTTAATTCTTTAGTAAAAGAGATGTCAGAAGTGGCATTAAAAGACGGATGTACTCCAACTAATCCTAGAGTACCTACTGCACAAGAGTTAGAAGATTTATTTATTAAAGTTTATAATGGTAAATAA
- the eutS gene encoding ethanolamine utilization microcompartment protein EutS — MTQVDLNTYFENGVESVEEKQRIIQEYVPGKQITLAHLIAHPNLNIYRKLGLSEENSEAIGILTITPSEASIIAADVATKAAGVEIGFVDRFSGSLVLTGDVSSVEAALKEVINMLTVVLNFSAANITRS, encoded by the coding sequence ATGACGCAAGTGGATTTAAATACTTATTTTGAAAATGGAGTGGAGAGTGTGGAAGAAAAACAAAGAATTATCCAAGAATACGTTCCAGGTAAGCAGATTACATTAGCACATTTAATAGCTCACCCTAATTTAAATATATACAGAAAATTAGGTCTTTCAGAAGAAAATAGCGAGGCTATTGGAATCTTAACAATAACTCCAAGTGAGGCGTCTATAATCGCTGCAGACGTAGCTACCAAAGCAGCAGGCGTAGAAATAGGATTCGTAGATAGATTTAGTGGTTCCTTAGTATTAACAGGAGATGTATCTAGTGTGGAGGCTGCATTAAAGGAAGTTATAAACATGTTAACAGTTGTACTTAATTTCTCAGCAGCTAATATTACTAGATCTTAG
- a CDS encoding EutP/PduV family microcompartment system protein — MLVGRTGVGKTTLTQVLNNDEVGYKKTQAVDYTLNSIDTPGEYIENRFYYKALIISSADSDVIGLLQDCTDSENIFPPSFGATFAKPVIGVITKIEKAKSEEEIQRAEKYLTSAGAQKIFKIDSLEKEGIEELIEFLKK, encoded by the coding sequence ATGCTAGTAGGAAGAACAGGTGTTGGAAAAACTACATTAACACAAGTTCTTAATAATGATGAAGTAGGATATAAAAAAACACAAGCAGTTGATTATACTCTAAATAGTATCGATACACCAGGAGAGTATATAGAAAATAGATTTTACTATAAAGCATTAATAATATCATCCGCAGATAGTGATGTTATAGGTTTATTACAAGATTGTACTGATAGTGAAAATATATTTCCACCAAGTTTTGGAGCAACTTTTGCAAAACCTGTAATAGGAGTTATAACTAAAATAGAAAAAGCTAAAAGCGAAGAAGAAATTCAAAGGGCAGAAAAGTATTTAACTTCTGCAGGAGCACAAAAAATATTTAAAATAGATTCTCTTGAAAAAGAAGGAATAGAAGAATTGATAGAATTCTTAAAAAAATAA
- a CDS encoding ANTAR domain-containing response regulator gives MNKRIVIADDEPITRMDLREMLETAGYSVVGEASDGFDAIELCRKHKPDLILMDIKMPLLDGINACKRINEDELCDSIILLTAYSDKTFIDRAKEVGVIGYLVKPIDDRALLPALEIALSKGKEFKNVKKEAKTANDKLEARKVIEKAKGIIMKERNTDEEKAYSYLRELSMNKRTSMKEISEIIIMSSDTEM, from the coding sequence ATGAATAAGAGAATTGTAATAGCCGATGATGAACCTATTACAAGGATGGATCTTAGAGAGATGTTGGAAACAGCGGGATACAGTGTTGTAGGAGAAGCTTCCGACGGATTTGATGCTATTGAGCTTTGTAGAAAACATAAGCCAGATTTAATTTTGATGGACATAAAGATGCCTCTTTTAGATGGTATTAATGCTTGTAAGAGAATAAATGAAGATGAATTATGTGATTCTATTATTTTACTTACAGCTTATAGTGACAAAACCTTTATTGATAGGGCCAAAGAAGTAGGGGTAATAGGATATCTAGTAAAACCAATAGATGACAGGGCCTTGCTTCCAGCATTAGAAATCGCTCTTTCAAAGGGTAAGGAATTTAAAAATGTAAAAAAAGAAGCAAAGACAGCTAACGATAAACTAGAAGCAAGAAAAGTTATCGAAAAAGCTAAAGGCATAATAATGAAAGAAAGAAACACAGATGAGGAAAAAGCTTATTCTTATTTAAGAGAATTAAGTATGAATAAAAGAACATCAATGAAAGAAATATCAGAAATAATAATAATGAGTAGTGATACAGAAATGTAA
- a CDS encoding sensor histidine kinase — protein sequence MNDIKSLCKMYTHLDDSDINIIENISEMLQFIADLVKADVFIDCPSGDKAIVVAEAKPSYCKSIYKNSVVGEFAIIDDEPAVIRTLQVGMPTKDLKGVTQEKIQVKQTVEPIKNKSGKTIGVLIIEKDETEIVENNRRIEILSETNEKLTNILAEKRSFSLKRDNNNDKNITYHIDDSVIIFDENGVVRFKNPVASALYKNLGYKEDLLGMDFSNVSLNKYSFDEIINDKKADSFEVEINNMVLQVKYIVQTSKVLNLVMVVKDITDVKQKEKELILKSVVIKEIHHRVKNNLQTIASLLRLQLRRIDNEEFKSALTESMNRILSIATTHEILAQQGIDELNIKEVIQKLKVNMVRCYNIEKAKIEIKITGDDFQIDSDKSTSIALIINEIIQNSLDHAFIGRESGKIEIKIHRGNTYSTIFVIDDGIGFDINKQKKNSLGLNIVKSLVHDKLGGELNIFSNEEGTKVVFDFVN from the coding sequence ATGAATGATATAAAGTCATTATGCAAGATGTATACTCATTTAGATGATTCAGATATTAATATAATAGAAAATATATCAGAAATGCTTCAATTTATAGCAGATTTAGTTAAAGCAGATGTTTTTATAGATTGTCCTTCAGGTGATAAGGCTATAGTTGTAGCAGAAGCAAAGCCATCATACTGCAAATCAATATATAAAAATAGTGTGGTTGGAGAATTTGCAATAATAGATGATGAGCCTGCTGTGATTAGGACACTACAAGTAGGTATGCCTACAAAAGATTTAAAAGGTGTTACTCAGGAAAAAATCCAAGTGAAGCAAACTGTAGAACCTATAAAAAACAAAAGTGGAAAGACCATAGGAGTCTTAATTATAGAAAAAGATGAAACTGAAATAGTTGAGAATAACAGAAGAATAGAGATATTATCAGAAACTAATGAGAAACTTACTAATATATTGGCAGAAAAGAGAAGTTTTTCACTTAAAAGAGATAATAATAATGATAAAAATATAACTTATCATATAGACGATTCTGTAATAATATTTGACGAAAATGGTGTGGTTAGATTTAAAAACCCTGTAGCCAGTGCTTTGTATAAGAATTTAGGCTATAAGGAAGATCTTCTAGGTATGGATTTTAGTAATGTTTCTTTAAATAAATATAGCTTTGATGAAATTATTAATGATAAAAAAGCTGATTCTTTTGAAGTAGAAATCAATAATATGGTTTTACAAGTTAAATATATAGTACAAACCAGTAAGGTTCTAAATTTAGTAATGGTAGTAAAAGACATTACTGATGTAAAGCAAAAAGAAAAAGAATTAATACTGAAATCTGTTGTTATAAAGGAAATTCATCATAGAGTAAAAAATAATCTTCAAACTATAGCTAGTCTTCTAAGACTACAATTAAGAAGAATTGATAACGAAGAATTTAAAAGTGCACTAACAGAAAGTATGAATAGAATTCTGAGTATAGCTACAACCCACGAAATATTAGCTCAACAGGGTATAGATGAGCTTAATATAAAGGAAGTTATCCAAAAGCTTAAGGTTAACATGGTTAGATGCTATAATATCGAAAAAGCTAAGATTGAAATTAAAATCACAGGTGATGATTTTCAGATAGATTCAGATAAGTCAACTTCTATAGCCTTAATAATAAATGAGATCATACAAAACTCCTTAGATCATGCATTTATAGGCAGAGAAAGTGGAAAAATTGAAATAAAAATACATAGAGGTAATACTTATTCCACAATATTTGTAATAGACGATGGAATAGGATTTGACATAAATAAGCAAAAGAAAAACAGTTTAGGACTAAATATAGTAAAGAGTTTAGTTCATGATAAACTTGGTGGAGAACTTAACATATTCTCTAATGAAGAGGGAACAAAGGTCGTATTTGATTTCGTTAACTAA
- the eutA gene encoding ethanolamine ammonia-lyase reactivating factor EutA — protein sequence MREEILSVGIDIGTSTTQLVFSKITIENLATSFSIPRIKIVDKELVYRSDIYFTPLISNTKIDGNKVREIIESEYNKAGISPKDVKTGAVIITGETARKENANEVLQSLSGFAGDFVVATAGPDLESIIAGKGAGADKISKDEDSVVVNIDIGGGTSNLVVFKDGEVIDTGCLDIGGRLIKIDPETKKIYYVYHKIKKLAANIGIQIEEGMTAEVETIRKIAREMTRILEESASVKPRTEDYEYSITNNEKGKGTKDNHKIDYITFSGGVADYIYHNDYSNPFRYGDIGVILGEELSKSSLISKIKLREAVETIRATVVGAGSHTTDISGSTITYTADVFPVKNLPILKLSEEDENNGFESIGNALREKLKWFNLDNEQQQVAVAIRGIKTPSFDEVKKLSQALIYGMNDILEKDFPVFVIVESDIAKVLGQTIYMDLKFKKKVVCIDSIKVENGDYIDIGKPLANGKVVPVVIKTLVFNS from the coding sequence GTGAGGGAGGAAATACTAAGTGTTGGTATTGACATTGGTACGTCAACTACCCAACTAGTTTTCAGCAAAATAACTATAGAGAACTTGGCAACAAGTTTTTCCATACCAAGGATAAAAATTGTAGATAAAGAGTTAGTTTATAGAAGTGATATATACTTTACTCCCTTAATTTCGAATACGAAAATTGATGGTAATAAAGTAAGAGAAATAATTGAAAGCGAGTACAACAAAGCTGGTATAAGTCCTAAAGATGTTAAAACAGGAGCAGTAATTATCACTGGGGAAACTGCAAGAAAAGAAAATGCTAATGAAGTATTACAAAGCCTTAGTGGATTTGCAGGGGACTTCGTAGTAGCTACAGCAGGTCCAGACCTTGAATCTATAATAGCTGGTAAAGGTGCTGGTGCAGATAAGATATCTAAAGATGAAGATTCAGTTGTAGTAAATATAGATATCGGTGGTGGTACATCAAACTTAGTAGTATTCAAAGATGGAGAAGTTATAGATACAGGTTGCTTAGATATAGGTGGTAGACTTATAAAAATAGATCCCGAAACTAAAAAAATCTACTATGTATACCACAAAATAAAGAAGCTTGCAGCTAACATAGGAATCCAGATAGAAGAGGGTATGACAGCAGAAGTAGAGACTATAAGAAAAATAGCTAGAGAAATGACTAGAATATTAGAAGAATCCGCTTCAGTAAAGCCTAGAACAGAAGATTATGAGTACTCAATTACCAACAATGAAAAAGGAAAAGGAACTAAAGATAATCACAAAATTGATTATATAACCTTCTCAGGTGGTGTTGCAGATTATATATACCACAATGATTATAGCAATCCATTTAGATATGGAGATATAGGTGTAATCTTAGGAGAAGAACTTTCAAAGTCTTCCTTAATATCAAAGATAAAATTAAGAGAGGCTGTGGAAACTATTAGAGCTACAGTTGTAGGTGCAGGTTCACATACAACAGATATAAGTGGAAGTACTATAACCTACACAGCAGATGTATTTCCTGTGAAGAATTTGCCTATACTAAAATTGTCGGAAGAAGACGAAAATAATGGTTTTGAAAGTATAGGAAATGCATTAAGAGAAAAATTAAAGTGGTTTAACTTGGATAATGAACAACAACAAGTAGCTGTTGCTATCAGAGGAATTAAAACTCCAAGTTTTGATGAAGTGAAAAAGCTTTCACAAGCTTTGATATATGGAATGAATGATATCTTAGAAAAAGATTTTCCAGTGTTTGTAATAGTAGAATCAGATATTGCAAAGGTGCTAGGACAAACAATATATATGGACCTAAAATTCAAGAAAAAGGTTGTATGTATTGATAGCATCAAAGTAGAGAATGGTGACTATATAGACATAGGAAAGCCTTTGGCTAATGGTAAAGTTGTTCCAGTAGTAATAAAAACCTTAGTATTCAATTCATAA